The Rhododendron vialii isolate Sample 1 chromosome 3a, ASM3025357v1 nucleotide sequence GCACGCGTTTTTTCTTTGGAAGTAAAGCGGTTGTGTATGAGCGGAAGCAAATAATATTCCAAAATTTAGGCTCCCGAGGCAACAATTATTCAAATCGCAAAAAAGCCAGCGAAATTGACAGTGAGAATTGGGGTCTGGCTTCTTGATCATTCGTCGGTGGTGGTAATAATCATTGCGACCTGTtccttgatttgaaattgaaccAATTCCAGCCCAGAGGGACAAACAGCCTCAACTGtttagatagagagagagagagagagagagagagagagataggggtttagggtttctactttcttggaTCGgtctctgagagagagagagagagaagagggggagagagaagtAGGATAGAGAGCGTTAGGGTTTGTGAAGATGACGGAGGTACGCCTCCACATATACGACGTGACGAACAGCGATTCAGACAAGACCAACAACACCATTGTTCAGATCAACAAGATCTTTAAAGACGGTATCGGCCTCGGTGGCATCTTCCACAGCGCCGTTCAGGTcccccaccctctctctctctctctctctctctctctctctctctctctctcgatatatatatatatatatatatatatatatatatatatgtgtgtgtgtgtgtgtgtgtgtgtgtgtgtgtgtctgaaTCTGAATGTTTAGAATCTTGAATTCTTTGATTAGATGTTAGATCTAGCGCCTTAGTTTCGGTAATTGGTCAGATTTTGCCTTCCGCCACTCATGCTGGTCTGTTTTGAGTGAATCTAGTGGAATGACAACTCATTCTAGTTCAATGACAACTTAGACGTCTTATTATTTTGGTTCTTCTTCTTTGCAAATTTGATGTTTTTgatctgcatttttttttttttgtgtgcgtaCTCGGTGCGTTTACGCTATATTGTAAGACTGCAGGCTAATGGCAATAGTGGAGTGGTTTAtgctaaatggtattttagttgatgtatgtgcTGAGAATGACCTGTCTAGAAATCCGTGGTAGGGTGGACTTTAGTCAATTTAGTTTAGCAGAAACTCGTTTTGGAGCCTTCCTCTTAAATTGGAGATTGAAAGATTTGGAACGTGGGAGCATTGCTCATGTTTTCGGGTGCTAGTGTTTTATAAGTAGCCATAGCTTCTTCTGATTTACAAACGAATGGCGGGGAGTATCAATGCTTTGATCTTGTTGAAGCACTAAgtggaaaaaagggaaaaagatcaGTTTAGCGTATGGTTGAAGTTGTGAGGGAACGAAAAGTGTATTGAGGGAACGAAAAGTGTATATCAGTTCATCATCAAGTTGCTATTTGCATTTATAGGGAGGTTTGGAAATAGATTTCAGTTGAACTTTTTTCTCTAGGTTAGTAATTTCAGTGGGAAGATAACAGGTCGGAGATGTGGTTTGAATACTTATGGATATTATAGGGGACGATCTAGTTAACTATCCATCTTCAATTGTTTGCTGCACGAGTTTGAAATATCCTATGAAATTTCAGGGGTCTTTTAAATGGCATTCCACTGTGAGCTTTGCTCTTAACGAAATTAATTGTGTATCTGATGCAATTTGAGATCTATGAAAATACCTTGGGGTTTGTAAGCACTGTTTATCAAGCTGTCTTAAGTTAGGGGCTTTTTCTCAGAAGTTTAGGATATAGATATGTTCAGGTGAGCACCAGTTTTGTCCCCATCTTATTTCAGTCAAAATGAACTGTTCTGTGGATTAGGTTAGTATTTTGTGATGACTGACTAGTCACAGCTTCTAAATTCAATAAAGGAGTCATTTGTTGATGCTTTTTTTGCTGCTGTGCTGTACTGTGCCTTATCCACAATTTTATTGTTCAAAATGGTTGGTGAAGCACAGCAAGGATGGTCTTTCGAATGGAATAGCCATTTTTAGATTCTCGGTGTTTGGGGGCTGCTGTTTGGAGGGGAGGGTCAGGGGTGTGTAGGTTGGTAACTTGTTTTGCAAGAGGATGATCTTGTGACCTACTAAGGTTattaaaaaattctcaaaaggGGGCATATTATGTTGGAGAAGTTGAGTACAGAAGTTGGCGAGAGTAAGACAGTTATGCACTTTGCTTCGGAGAGCTCTATAGGCAGAGAGGGTTTTGAAGCATAGAAGGAAATGCATATAGAAGTACTCATGGGCGTAAATTGTACTGGTATACATGCCCATATGCATGTTAATTACATGTGATTTTCCACACTAGGGTGGTTGTTAGTAACTGGTAAGCTATCCATTTGGGTCAATAAAGAATTGATGATCCTTTTGCCTATTGATGTGCTGTTATTGTTATATATTGGTAGTACTGTGATTTTGTCCATCTGGCAATATTTAGATGGAATGTGTGATTGATGGCAGGTTTATGGGGATGAGGAATGGTCATTTGGGTACTGTGAACAGGGTACTGGAGTTTTTAGTTGCCCGCCTTCAAAGAATCCAATGTATACATATCGAGAATGCATTGTTCTTGGGACAACAGACTTTTCAATATACAAGGTCAATCAGATCCTGAGGGAACTAAGTAGGGAGTGGCCTGGATGCTCATATGACTTGTTATCGAAAAACTGCAATCACTTCTGTGATGAATTCTGTGAAAAGCTTGGTGTGTCTAAACTTCCTGGTAACGTGcatctctccctccctctctctctctctttctctctctctctcaatgtctAGATGTCCCTATTTGGAGGTTTTTGTTTCTTCCCGTGCGAAAATAGCCGTCTCATACAAAGCAGGTGCTGAGACATGCCATACCAAGTGGAGATAGGAATAGTCTTTCCAGAAACCCTCctctttttttatcaaacagaAATCCTCCGTTCATTCAATGGCCTCAAATATTTTGTGCATTTTAGTTTCATTAGAAGTTTCTGTTTGTACTAAGCACCCTGAATTACTGACATGTACTTGACGAGTTTGTAGTCAAGTATAAATCAGGTCCTACTGTCCCACTATAATGCTGGAGTAGTATTGATGTCTTCCAACTTTACGAGATCCAGGTATCATGTTACAAATGGCGTTTTGTTACTTGTAATGTGGAATTAGATTCAAACTGATCAGTAATCTGGCTTTTTAGATGGACAGTTTCTAGCAATTTCTAATACGCGTTTTGGATATTAGAGTACTTCGGACAAGTCTGCGT carries:
- the LOC131319650 gene encoding deSI-like protein At4g17486, whose amino-acid sequence is MTEVRLHIYDVTNSDSDKTNNTIVQINKIFKDGIGLGGIFHSAVQVYGDEEWSFGYCEQGTGVFSCPPSKNPMYTYRECIVLGTTDFSIYKVNQILRELSREWPGCSYDLLSKNCNHFCDEFCEKLGVSKLPGWVNRFANAGDTAAEIVGNTAFRLRQAKTEIVSAGKVAYRFLAGVASNSPESPGNTNRGAPRFQGTWFKNLISNGAKPSSSSELENEEASVNRSQKRQDAEIPLRHNSRDDI